One genomic segment of Arachis duranensis cultivar V14167 chromosome 4, aradu.V14167.gnm2.J7QH, whole genome shotgun sequence includes these proteins:
- the LOC107485149 gene encoding protein LURP-one-related 10-like, with translation MGTELISIINTKYCKPASINIKIETDKGVAYINNEVIFRIHEPSFSLEDRRVIYDVSGNPVFTLSKKIISMHDRWRVFKGQSTNSSDLLFSAKRSTFLIPEKKNIDLNVYLAKNTKESVWDFKVCAGAEKRSCDICAHGSSTLLAKMTKNKEAFEVEVQPNVDYGFIVALLTIVDEIKHTESSSTNYNDEVKVAEAALNTISVGANTYNNNNIVTTLDDDTNGEAG, from the exons ATGGGAACTGAGCTCATCTCAATTATCAACACTAAGTATTGCAAACCTGCTTCTATCAATATAAAGATTGAAACTGACAAGGGTGTCGCATACATCAACAACGAAGTCATTTTTCGTATTCATGAACCTTCTTTCTCACTCGAGGACCGTCGTGTTATATACGATGTTTCTGGAAACCCTGTTTTCACTCTATCAAAGAAg ATAATATCGATGCATGATAGATGGAGAGTTTTCAAAGGTCAAAGCACAAATTCCAGTGATTTGCTGTTTTCAGCGAAGCGATCAACGTTTTTAATcccagaaaagaagaatattgATCTTAATGTGTATCTGGCTAAAAATACCAAAGAAAGTGTGTGGGACTTTAAGGTTTGCGCTGGTGCTGAGAAAAGGTCTTGCGATATTTGTGCTCATGGATCGTCTACCCTTCTTGCCAAG ATGACGAAGAATAAAGAGGCCTTCGAGGTAGAGGTTCAACCAAACGTGGATTATGGCTTCATAGTTGCACTGCTTACCATTGTTGATGAGATCAAACACACTGAGTCTTCGTCTACCAATTATAATGATGAAGTCAAGGTTGCGGAAGCAGCTCTGAATACCATATCTGTGGGTGCAAACacttataataataacaacatagTAACTACTTTAGATGATGACACAAATGGAGAG GCTGGTTAA